Genomic DNA from Hordeum vulgare subsp. vulgare chromosome 2H, MorexV3_pseudomolecules_assembly, whole genome shotgun sequence:
AGGTGGGACAAAATCACTGTTCTGACCCATATGACGAAAATATTGTACAGAATGAACTCGTCGGAAAAGAATTTTACGTTttgacccttttagaaacgccagAAGCCGTGGCGTTTCTGGTCAACTAAGAAACGCCATACTAGTTTGGGTATGTACACTCCTGCAACGCCATACTAGTTTGCGTTTCTGCTGGACAGCAACGCTAGCCTCCTTGGCGTTTCCATATTGGGGTGCAGCGCGAGCCACCATGGCGTTTCTTCATGAGATATTTATTTGAGCCCCACTCTCCCCCATCAGGTCACCATTCCACTCACTCTTCTCCCCCACCTCTCCCCCGAGCTACAGCCCCTTTTTTCACCTTTTCTCCCCCACTTGTCTCCACTCAAATCCTTCCAGAAGGATTGATTTGGTCCGTGGATCCGGTGTCATTTCCGTTGCTTGAGGTAATCTCCTTCATCTCCCAAATTTTGATTGGTTGGATTTGTGTATTTGGGTGGTTTTTTGTTTATGTGTTTTCTAACCCTAGTATTGATCATTGTTCCAAAATGTGATGTTCTTAGTGTATACTAATGATTATAGTTGTTTCAATAATGTTGCCCTGTATTGGTTGGGTTATACTTATTGTTAAGATTTATGGTtatggctagggttagggtaatGCTTAATTTAGATGGACATAGATGTTTCTTAGTTGTTTTTTTAGGAATGTGTTGTACTTAGCATTGGTACTTTTGTTACTTTTTTAGATAGAAAAAATTGTgaatattcattatgttgacaaagaggcatacatgaatgttgatattgttgacaattatgaggaagagtttatgtttcttAAGAGTCCTACTTATGAACAGGTTGTAGAAGAAACGCGGATAAGATTGAAGTGGGTTGATCcaagtgaccaagttgaattaTTAGGAAGATATGATGTTGGGTCGGCACAGAAGTGTCGAATGAAGACAATGTGTATCAATTCCAATTTCGAATGAAGACAATGTGTATCAATTCCAATTTGCATTGGGTTACATAAAAGTAGGTTGGCATTGGTACTGTGGCATATGGATGTGGCCTGGAAACGCCAACAAGGCTGGCGTTGCAGCCTCTACGTGAAACGCCAACTAGGCTGGCGTTTCTGCCTCCTGTCAAAACGCAAGTGAGGCATTGGCGTTCCCTTAAACCAGAAGGTGCCAACTATGGTTTCTCGCAGCGTTTGCATATGGGTTGGAAACGCCGGGGGGGCTGGCGTTTTTGGCCTGTTTTGCTCTAAAACCAAATGTTGACAGGCTATACCCAAATATTCACAGTCAATACCCAAATTCACAGTCTAAACAGCATAACAAGTTCATAAATACTTCAAACAACATAACACTAATAGTTCATACTTCAAACTACAAGCCAAGTTCATAAATACTTCAAACGACATGACACTAATAGTTCATAGTTCAAACGACATAAAACTAATAGTTCATACTTCAAACTACAAGACAAGTTCATAAAACTCCATTGTGTGTACttcacttcctccctctcttcgcAACCATCTTGCCCTTAGTGACGTAGCCATCCGGAGTGTTCTGCCAGCCAGGACGTCGGATGTTCCTTGAGCTAGCTCGACGTGTTTCTTCTGTCGACTGAGTAGGTTGACTTGGTTGCGGAGCGTCTTCCGTCTGCGAAGCCCAAAACTCCATGAACTCCGAATCCGCGGCCTCGTTGTctgtctcctcttcttcttcaacttcctcAATATGTGCCTCGCTCGAAGAAGCATGTGGTCGGCTGgaagacggacgagcggaagaATGTACATCCATTCTGTCTTGAGCACGTGCCCGCACATCGATGGATGAAACACCGTGGCAAGACAGTAAAGCGGCTAGTGTGTGACATCGATTGGCGACCTTCTGCACAAGGAAAAGACATTGACAAGTTAATATGCTAACAAAGCTACGAAAAATAAAACAATGGTTAACAAGGCATCTAACCTGCAGAGTACTTCTAACAAGCTCGTCCGTTTCTGGGCCTGGGGCACGACCAAGTACCACGTTACtatcgttgatacatctccatagctccGTGCCCTGAATAAAACATATGTGACAGACCACCCACGAATAAATGACACATGTTTTTTTATTTCAAAGGAGGGACGTACCACTCGGTCATGGAGAGGGCCATAGTCAAGATGCGCTCCAACTGTCTCCCTAATAGAATTGTTGAATGCAGCATCAGCAGCCTCACTTGGCGGTAAGTCCAAGCAATCAAAACGAGTCCAAGCACCCTTGTGGATAACTCTGTACTCTTTACGCATCCACTCCAAATGTCTTAAATATGCCGCCTCGTCAGTGTCGGGTGTTTGATCAGTTTCAACTCGAGCATTCCTCTgagcattccacatgtccacccacataatgtggtgctcctcccaattAATGACACTCTTATTGTTTTGCCGATTTGTCCTACAAAGCATTAGAATAATACATCAGTTTCATTTTCTCGTGTTAGACATTGATCAACAGGTGATACAAAAAACTCACTTATGTAGGATCACACTTGTCTCGACGTGATCCGGCGGACTGCGTTGTTGGACCCCGAACTGCTTTGAAacacgatgaggaagatgccactcCACCGCAAAAAAACATATCATGGGGCACCGCACACGCCAAAGATGCTGGTCACGAAGGCACATATTGCTCAGAGGGAACTGTCTAAGTACAGTGTACGGCCTCCAATTGACCTACATCACAACAAGTCACTCGCCCATGCacgaaaaaaattcagaaaagatGCTAAAGCATTTGGATAATTACCTGTTTATAAGTCAGCATGTCAAGCTCGCTTATGTATGCCTTGTATCGCCCCATAGCTGCGATACTCGTCCATTGGACATTAGCCCATGTGTGTGCGATGGTGGGGTACCGCTCCTCATCCCCGTCAAAAGGGTACTCCCAAGGTTCTTCAAGAGGAAGGCTGAGGTTACGGCCAACAGGGatacgctcccacatccaaacctgTAGGGCCCAAACGAAACCTCCAAGAGTGGACGTTGGCTTACTCCTCATACATGCTCCATCCAACTGCAGATTTGCACACACGTTAACCGACCACACGCAaatacctatttaataaaatgaaaatgcatcatattAAACAATACCTGACggtacaagaaggctagtgccgccgaaccccaactccacttAACATCCCAGTCACGAAGAGGATCCAAGAACATCCACGAGGCTGTGTCCCCCGTGCCATCGggaaacaccacttgggtcaaaagattccaTAGGTAAGCCCTGGCGTACCTCTCCACAACATCTGGACTAGCATCCTTTGGACACTTGCGAAAATATCTAAGTATCCACGAGAACAACACGCCAgatggcctaggatccttcctGGTTTCATGAGTCCACGGCTCaggttcaacaccaaccaatgttgcaacccgttgtcgccacccatcagacctaaccttccctgtaagagccctgccctcgatcggaagcccggtgatcatagcaatatcctccaAAGTTACGGtcatctcaccaagaggaaggtgaaatgagtgcgtctccggcctccaacggtCCGTAAGGGCGGTAAGGGCCGTggcgttcaaccatggtggtgtgcctttaaagttgagcacaaactgaagaagatccattcttctaaaatatgACTCGTACCGAGGGTCATATAAGAGAGATTCATTCGGATTGTGCCCCCTCAACcgaagtagtggaggaacctaaacaaACAAACGCATAATTTGTTAATTCTCTCAACTTGTCACAATATGAAAATCATAGAATATAGAAAAATAATCATCAATACCAGGAtaattacctctcctctttcCACTAGCACCGCACGATGCTTCTGCTCGTAAAAATCATCAAGGCCCGGATATTTATCCGGCTgaaacatcctacataatatgaACAAATTCTTTTAGGCATTCACCTAGTGCCAAAAACAATCACACTACACCTAGTGCCAAAAACCTAGGCATTCACCTAGTGCCAATAATATGAATAAAACCTAGGCATACACCTAGTGTCAATAATATAAACAAAACCTAGGTTACACCTAGTGCCACCAAAACTACACCTATTGCCAAAAACCTAAGCATTCACCATCACAAATTTAGTTTTACTTGAAAACATATGCATTAACCATTACAAAATTGATTTTACTTCAAAATCTACGTTACACCTAGTAAAAAAAAAGTtccataaatacaaagttattgcaaaaactaatttg
This window encodes:
- the LOC123425696 gene encoding serine/threonine-protein phosphatase 7 long form homolog — translated: MFLDPLRDWDVKWSWGSAALAFLYRQLDGACMRSKPTSTLGGFVWALQVWMWERIPVGRNLSLPLEEPWEYPFDGDEERYPTIAHTWANVQWTSIAAMGRYKAYISELDMLTYKQVNWRPYTVLRQFPLSNMCLRDQHLWRVRCPMICFFAVEWHLPHRVSKQFGVQQRSPPDHVETSVILHKTNRQNNKSVINWEEHHIMWVDMWNAQRNARVETDQTPDTDEAAYLRHLEWMRKEYRVIHKGAWTRFDCLDLPPSEAADAAFNNSIRETVGAHLDYGPLHDRVGTELWRCINDSNVVLGRAPGPETDELVRSTLQKVANRCHTLAALLSCHGVSSIDVRARAQDRMDVHSSARPSSSRPHASSSEAHIEEVEEEEETDNEAADSEFMEFWASQTEDAPQPSQPTQSTEETRRASSRNIRRPGWQNTPDGYVTKGKMVAKRGRK